The following are encoded together in the Pseudomonas xantholysinigenes genome:
- a CDS encoding HopJ type III effector protein, whose protein sequence is MTDLNSLRSSLASGEHVFADTLAFIAEHYSYQPQAFDNGGVHNAAGQNEGSCKTLGLALLEGLSDQEALLAFGEHYRSVVATPEGSDHGNIRALIKHGLAAVKFAEQPLARLS, encoded by the coding sequence GTGACTGACCTGAACAGCCTGCGCAGCAGCCTCGCCAGCGGCGAACACGTCTTCGCCGATACCCTGGCGTTCATTGCCGAACACTACAGCTACCAGCCCCAGGCCTTCGACAACGGTGGGGTGCACAACGCCGCCGGGCAGAACGAAGGTTCGTGCAAGACCCTGGGCCTGGCGCTGCTGGAGGGACTCAGCGACCAGGAAGCGCTGCTGGCCTTCGGCGAGCACTACCGCAGTGTGGTCGCCACCCCCGAGGGCAGCGACCACGGCAATATCCGCGCGCTGATCAAGCACGGGTTGGCCGCTGTGAAGTTCGCCGAGCAGCCGCTGGCGCGCCTGAGCTGA
- a CDS encoding DUF1244 domain-containing protein translates to MTPQQQLELEAAAFRRLVDHLQKRTDVQNIDLMNLSGFCRNCLSKWLKAAADDRQIELSLDDAREQVYGMPYAEWKAQYQKEASAEQQAAFEQGKPRD, encoded by the coding sequence ATGACCCCGCAACAACAGCTCGAACTCGAAGCCGCCGCGTTCCGGCGCCTGGTCGACCATCTGCAAAAGCGCACCGACGTGCAGAACATCGACCTGATGAACCTCTCCGGCTTCTGCCGCAACTGCCTGTCGAAATGGCTCAAGGCCGCCGCTGACGATCGCCAGATCGAGCTGAGCCTGGACGATGCCCGCGAGCAGGTGTACGGCATGCCCTATGCCGAGTGGAAAGCCCAATACCAGAAAGAAGCCAGCGCCGAGCAACAGGCGGCGTTCGAACAAGGAAAGCCCCGTGACTGA
- a CDS encoding GNAT family N-acetyltransferase, whose product MGVVQKLQERIRQKGFKRTCKTLLERYVFFHWELLWMERDLVSPVPPYSLKEHPPVTLVQITSANADAFARHFGDRVQTMRELAAEGHTGHMYLDEQGDAVAFIWASVVDYHDKHYYGCTFPVKPGEFFEFGGEMTRRYFGSELSVTAQVELWNAMRAKGCHKVVDVVETHNVPAMKLHLRMGYHEQGRVMHVYGLFGRWKLFRETRYDGSRLAVLRKPSVAGALPTT is encoded by the coding sequence ATGGGCGTTGTGCAAAAACTACAAGAACGAATCCGCCAGAAGGGTTTCAAGCGCACCTGCAAGACCTTGCTCGAGCGCTACGTGTTCTTTCACTGGGAACTGCTGTGGATGGAGCGCGACCTGGTCAGCCCGGTGCCGCCCTACAGCTTGAAGGAACACCCGCCCGTCACCCTGGTGCAGATCACCAGCGCCAACGCCGATGCCTTCGCGCGCCATTTTGGCGATCGCGTGCAAACCATGCGCGAACTGGCCGCCGAGGGGCACACCGGGCACATGTACCTGGACGAGCAGGGTGATGCCGTGGCGTTCATCTGGGCCAGCGTGGTCGATTATCACGACAAGCACTACTACGGCTGCACCTTCCCGGTGAAGCCTGGCGAATTCTTCGAGTTCGGCGGCGAGATGACCCGCCGCTACTTTGGCAGCGAGCTGTCGGTGACCGCCCAGGTCGAGCTGTGGAACGCGATGCGCGCGAAAGGCTGCCACAAGGTGGTGGATGTGGTGGAGACCCACAACGTGCCGGCAATGAAGCTGCACCTGCGCATGGGTTACCACGAGCAGGGCCGGGTGATGCACGTGTACGGGTTGTTCGGGCGCTGGAAGCTGTTCCGCGAGACCCGCTACGACGGCTCGCGCCTGGCCGTGCTGCGCAAGCCGAGCGTGGCCGGCGCGCTGCCCACCACCTAG
- the fabV gene encoding enoyl-ACP reductase FabV, with the protein MAIIHPKVRGFICTTTHPKGCELNVRDQIEATRKLGVREDGPKKVLVIGASSGYGLAARITAAFGFKADTLGVFFEKPGTETKAGTAGWYNAAAFDKFAKAEGLYSKSINGDAFSDEARAKVIELIKNEMGGQVDLVIYSLASPVRKLPQTGELVRSALKPIGQPYKSTAIDTNKDTIIEASIEPATEQEIQDTVTVMGGQDWELWIDALNAAGVLAPQARTVAFSYIGSDITWPIYWDGALGKAKQDLDETAQRLSKKVGGSANVAVLKSVVTQASSAIPVMPLYLSMVFKIMQEKGIHEGTQHQLDRMFRERMYREDGAPAALDDEGRLRLDDWELRDDVQDACRAMWPKVTTENLFELTDYAGYKKQFLNLFGFERADVNYDEDVATDVRFDCIEL; encoded by the coding sequence TTGGCCATCATTCATCCCAAGGTTCGCGGTTTCATCTGCACCACGACTCACCCCAAGGGCTGCGAGCTCAACGTCCGTGACCAGATCGAAGCCACCCGCAAGCTGGGCGTGCGCGAGGATGGTCCGAAGAAAGTCCTGGTGATCGGCGCCTCCAGCGGCTACGGCCTGGCCGCGCGCATCACCGCGGCGTTCGGCTTCAAGGCCGACACCCTGGGCGTGTTCTTCGAAAAACCGGGCACCGAGACCAAGGCCGGTACCGCCGGCTGGTACAACGCCGCCGCCTTCGACAAGTTCGCCAAGGCCGAGGGCCTGTACAGCAAGTCGATCAACGGTGACGCCTTCTCCGACGAAGCCCGCGCCAAGGTCATCGAGCTGATCAAGAACGAAATGGGCGGCCAGGTCGACCTGGTCATCTACTCGCTGGCCTCGCCGGTACGCAAGCTGCCGCAGACCGGCGAACTGGTGCGCTCGGCACTCAAGCCGATCGGCCAGCCGTACAAGTCGACCGCCATCGACACCAACAAGGACACCATCATCGAGGCCAGCATCGAGCCGGCCACCGAGCAGGAAATCCAGGACACCGTCACCGTCATGGGTGGCCAGGACTGGGAGCTGTGGATCGATGCGCTGAACGCCGCCGGCGTGCTGGCGCCACAGGCCCGTACCGTAGCCTTCAGCTACATCGGCTCCGACATCACCTGGCCGATTTATTGGGACGGCGCACTGGGTAAGGCCAAGCAGGACCTGGACGAAACCGCCCAGCGCCTGAGCAAGAAAGTCGGTGGCAGTGCCAACGTTGCGGTGCTGAAGTCGGTGGTTACCCAGGCCAGCTCGGCCATCCCGGTGATGCCGCTGTACCTGTCGATGGTCTTCAAGATCATGCAGGAGAAGGGTATCCACGAAGGCACCCAGCACCAGCTGGACCGTATGTTCCGTGAGCGTATGTACCGTGAGGACGGTGCGCCGGCTGCACTGGACGACGAAGGCCGCCTGCGCCTGGACGATTGGGAACTGCGCGATGATGTGCAGGACGCCTGCCGTGCCATGTGGCCGAAGGTGACCACCGAGAACCTGTTCGAGCTGACCGACTACGCCGGTTACAAGAAGCAGTTCCTCAACCTGTTCGGCTTCGAGCGCGCTGACGTCAACTACGACGAAGACGTGGCGACCGACGTACGGTTCGACTGCATCGAGCTGTAA
- a CDS encoding alpha/beta hydrolase family protein: protein MSSLTQPASAFRQFAADGYSLGGFRWRHAQPDAQRPLVIINAATSVRCRYYSRFADYLFAQGFDVLTYDYRGIGESRPASLRGFKASWSDWGRLDFEAMLQLAAAEHPGQPVHVVGHSFGGWALGLAPSAAQVRHAVLVGAQFAFWRDYAADQRWQLFGKWHVVMPLLTRLFGYFPGKRLGWLEDTPAGVVRDWSTRTPRYEQRPSGRQLDAVPFEQVRAATLAISLTDDPFGTVAATERLLGYLHKAEHRHLRVAPVDISVGEIGHFAFFHDRFRESLWPIALGWLREGQLSVQVPGSVIS from the coding sequence ATGAGCAGCCTCACCCAACCCGCCAGTGCTTTTCGCCAGTTCGCCGCCGATGGCTACAGCCTCGGCGGTTTTCGTTGGCGCCACGCCCAGCCCGACGCCCAGCGCCCGCTGGTGATCATCAATGCCGCCACCTCGGTGCGCTGCCGCTATTACTCTCGGTTCGCCGATTACCTGTTCGCCCAGGGCTTCGATGTGCTCACCTACGACTACCGAGGTATCGGCGAATCACGCCCAGCCTCGTTGCGTGGTTTCAAGGCGTCGTGGAGCGACTGGGGCCGCCTGGATTTCGAGGCTATGTTGCAACTGGCCGCTGCCGAACACCCCGGGCAGCCGGTGCATGTGGTCGGCCACAGCTTCGGCGGCTGGGCGCTGGGGTTGGCGCCTTCAGCGGCGCAGGTGCGCCACGCGGTGCTGGTGGGCGCGCAGTTCGCTTTTTGGCGCGACTATGCGGCGGACCAGCGCTGGCAACTGTTCGGCAAATGGCATGTGGTCATGCCCTTGCTGACCCGGCTGTTCGGCTATTTTCCCGGCAAGCGCCTGGGCTGGCTGGAGGACACCCCGGCCGGAGTGGTGCGTGACTGGAGCACCCGCACGCCACGCTATGAGCAGCGTCCCAGCGGGCGTCAGCTCGACGCTGTGCCGTTCGAGCAGGTGCGCGCGGCGACCTTGGCCATCAGCCTGACGGACGATCCGTTCGGCACGGTGGCGGCCACCGAGCGCTTGCTGGGGTATCTGCACAAGGCCGAGCATCGGCACCTGCGGGTGGCGCCTGTGGATATCTCGGTGGGGGAGATCGGCCATTTCGCGTTCTTTCACGATAGGTTTCGTGAAAGTCTATGGCCGATTGCCTTGGGCTGGCTGCGGGAAGGGCAGTTGAGTGTTCAAGTGCCCGGTAGCGTCATCAGCTAG